In Acidicapsa ligni, a single window of DNA contains:
- a CDS encoding SPOR domain-containing protein, producing the protein MRTVFEEEDEEIAESYPPQDRELTLNSTTLLAIFFGLVLVCGLFFGLGYTLGRRGPSDAAALASTDTSKDSPLAIQTPGSGSSSGSGSKPSATSVINRSDAATPQATQATAPQPSEEPTLTQAAGDAVPKVPETAAAHVQPVALPTATRPAPPQATTVRPALGADSSPALTTAASTITGSSTGTIMVQIAAVSSPNDANVLVSALRKRGYSVVVRQQAGDALQHVQVGPFASRVEANTMKQKLLGDGYNAILK; encoded by the coding sequence ATGAGAACTGTATTCGAAGAAGAAGATGAAGAGATCGCGGAATCGTATCCGCCGCAGGATCGCGAGCTGACGCTCAACTCAACAACACTGCTGGCGATTTTCTTTGGACTCGTGCTGGTCTGCGGTCTCTTCTTTGGGTTGGGCTATACGCTGGGCCGGCGAGGCCCATCGGATGCAGCAGCGCTGGCGAGCACGGACACCTCGAAAGATTCGCCCCTGGCCATCCAGACTCCAGGCTCAGGTTCTAGCTCAGGTTCCGGCTCAAAACCCTCTGCCACCTCAGTCATAAACAGGAGTGACGCAGCAACTCCGCAGGCGACGCAGGCGACGGCCCCGCAGCCCTCAGAAGAACCCACCCTGACACAAGCCGCTGGAGATGCCGTGCCAAAGGTTCCGGAAACAGCCGCGGCACATGTACAGCCCGTAGCGTTGCCAACAGCCACACGGCCTGCTCCTCCTCAAGCAACCACCGTCAGACCCGCTCTGGGAGCGGATTCCTCACCCGCCCTCACAACCGCCGCGAGCACAATCACGGGCTCAAGCACAGGCACAATCATGGTCCAGATTGCCGCAGTTTCCAGTCCCAATGATGCCAACGTGCTGGTGAGTGCGCTGCGCAAGCGCGGCTACTCCGTCGTAGTTCGCCAGCAAGCCGGGGACGCACTGCAGCATGTGCAAGTAGGCCCATTTGCGAGTCGCGTAGAGGCCAACACCATGAAGCAGAAGCTGCTTGGCGACGGCTATAACGCAATCCTCAAGTAA
- a CDS encoding S66 peptidase family protein, whose translation MTDLLRPRAAAVGVKAAVLSPASTPDAAKIERGLEALRNLGFLPVEAPHMLTRGPLYFAGTTEQRLLDLHAAFADDTVRVLFATRGGYGANYLLEELDMDVLGDHPKPLFGYSDLTALQVTLLDTLNLPAFHGPMVSPDFAREDGVHLPSLLAALSGEPYKVGKAEGLRLLKAGVDAQPVRGILYGGCLSILLALLGTAFEPQTENKLLFLEDVGTKPYQIDRMLWQLKQAEKLDGVKGIIFGEMLDCTSPGARPELLEEVILNALDDFDGPIGIGLRSGHVSRANVTLTFGVQAEFSATLDPELRMLEPAVAR comes from the coding sequence ATGACTGACCTGCTCAGGCCACGCGCAGCCGCTGTCGGAGTCAAAGCCGCAGTGCTGTCGCCCGCATCCACGCCGGATGCCGCGAAGATCGAACGCGGACTTGAGGCGCTGCGCAACCTCGGCTTTTTGCCCGTGGAAGCGCCGCACATGCTGACGCGTGGCCCGCTCTACTTTGCAGGCACGACTGAGCAGCGCCTGCTCGATCTGCACGCGGCGTTTGCGGATGACACGGTGCGCGTGCTCTTTGCCACACGTGGCGGCTATGGTGCGAACTATCTCCTTGAAGAGCTTGACATGGATGTGCTGGGCGACCATCCCAAGCCGCTCTTTGGCTACAGTGATCTCACCGCGTTGCAGGTGACGCTTCTCGACACGCTCAACCTACCTGCCTTTCATGGCCCGATGGTTTCGCCGGACTTTGCACGCGAAGACGGGGTGCATCTGCCGAGCTTGCTGGCGGCGCTGTCAGGCGAGCCTTATAAAGTCGGCAAGGCGGAAGGGTTGCGGCTTCTTAAAGCGGGCGTGGATGCGCAGCCTGTGCGCGGCATTCTCTATGGGGGCTGCCTCAGCATTCTGCTGGCACTTCTCGGTACAGCCTTTGAGCCGCAAACTGAAAACAAGCTTCTCTTTCTGGAAGATGTTGGCACGAAGCCATACCAGATTGACCGCATGCTGTGGCAGCTCAAACAGGCAGAAAAACTCGATGGAGTGAAGGGCATCATCTTTGGCGAAATGCTCGATTGCACTTCTCCGGGAGCACGCCCGGAACTGCTCGAAGAAGTCATCTTGAATGCGCTGGATGACTTTGATGGGCCCATCGGCATTGGCCTGCGCAGTGGCCATGTATCCCGCGCCAATGTAACTTTGACCTTCGGCGTACAAGCAGAATTCAGCGCGACTCTCGACCCTGAATTGCGCATGCTTGAACCGGCCGTTGCACGATGA
- a CDS encoding PfkB family carbohydrate kinase — protein sequence MAITVVGSVAFDSVSTPSGSYERQLAGAATYFSLAASYFTDVRVVAVVGEDFTAKEQAVFDARGIDTRGIEHASGKSFFWAGSYHDNLNEAKTLQTDLNVFGAFAPKIPEAYQDSQFLFLANIDPVLQKRVRDAMPQVKLVGGDTMNYWINDHRENLLKTLKGVDILLINDTETKLLAENKNPVKAAHDVLGLGPKALVVKHGEYGATAFFGSSIFAKDKHAKHHPFRAPALPLAEVVDPTGAGDSFAGGFFGYIASQPELTPSVFRRAMFYGGVMGSFAVERFGTERMQQLSREEIESRFALFRELTHLD from the coding sequence ATGGCGATAACTGTCGTAGGCAGCGTTGCATTTGATTCAGTAAGCACTCCGTCCGGAAGCTACGAGCGTCAGCTCGCCGGTGCGGCAACGTACTTTTCATTGGCCGCAAGTTACTTCACGGATGTGCGTGTGGTTGCCGTGGTTGGCGAAGACTTCACCGCAAAAGAACAGGCCGTTTTTGACGCACGCGGTATCGACACGCGCGGCATTGAGCATGCTTCGGGCAAGAGCTTTTTCTGGGCTGGCTCTTATCATGACAATCTGAATGAAGCCAAGACACTTCAGACGGATCTGAATGTTTTTGGTGCGTTTGCGCCCAAGATTCCCGAGGCCTATCAGGACTCTCAATTTCTTTTCCTCGCCAACATCGATCCAGTGCTGCAAAAACGGGTTCGCGACGCCATGCCCCAGGTCAAACTGGTGGGCGGCGACACCATGAATTACTGGATCAACGATCATCGCGAGAACCTGCTGAAGACGCTCAAGGGCGTCGATATTCTGCTTATCAACGACACTGAAACCAAGCTGCTCGCTGAGAATAAAAATCCGGTCAAGGCTGCTCACGATGTTCTCGGCCTTGGACCTAAGGCGCTGGTAGTAAAGCACGGCGAATACGGCGCAACGGCATTCTTTGGCAGCAGCATCTTCGCCAAAGATAAACACGCCAAGCATCATCCCTTCCGCGCGCCAGCATTGCCGCTTGCGGAAGTTGTCGATCCCACTGGCGCAGGCGACAGCTTTGCAGGCGGATTTTTCGGCTATATCGCATCGCAGCCGGAACTGACGCCATCTGTTTTCCGCCGGGCAATGTTCTACGGTGGCGTGATGGGTTCGTTCGCAGTCGAACGCTTTGGTACGGAGCGCATGCAGCAGCTTTCGCGCGAAGAGATCGAATCGCGCTTTGCACTGTTCCGCGAACTGACGCACCTCGACTAA
- the mpl gene encoding UDP-N-acetylmuramate:L-alanyl-gamma-D-glutamyl-meso-diaminopimelate ligase gives MTDIKNKHIHLSGICGTAMASLAGLLQQKGYRITGSDAAAYPPMSDQLHAMGIKVAEPYAESNLDSKPDLVVIGNALSRGNPEVERVLDERIPFTSMAAILHEEFLVGRESLVVAGTHGKTTTTSMLAWIYQTASQENPALEPSFLIGGVAENFGISYQLRATRTFLLEGDEYDTAFFDKGPKFLHYFPDGLILTSVEFDHADIYEDLAHVKTAFKRLVNLVPRRGVIVAYDGNANVSECVEHALCRVERYGFSNRADWRIENLRHEGRKSLWQVHLKGELWAEFEMSMAGEHNALNATAAAALAFNHGVPVSAIQAALASFHSVKRRLEVRAVVDNITVIDDFAHHPTAIRETLRALRLAYPNAKLWAVLEPRSNTLRRNVFQQELVDSLSQADAVIMDAVYQQQRIPEGERLHPEQVIAAINAAGTPAELCADVAAIVDSLDRQLKPGDVVAILSNGGFDGIYEKLPMRLSQRAHRQIADEAHG, from the coding sequence ATGACAGATATCAAAAACAAACACATTCATCTAAGTGGAATTTGCGGCACGGCGATGGCTTCGCTTGCCGGATTGCTGCAGCAAAAAGGCTACCGCATCACTGGCTCGGATGCAGCCGCTTACCCGCCGATGAGCGATCAACTTCACGCCATGGGCATAAAGGTAGCGGAGCCTTACGCTGAGTCCAATCTTGATTCAAAACCGGATCTTGTGGTCATCGGCAATGCGCTCTCGCGCGGCAATCCAGAGGTTGAGCGAGTGCTCGACGAACGCATTCCTTTTACGTCCATGGCTGCGATTCTTCACGAAGAGTTTCTCGTGGGACGTGAGTCGCTGGTCGTTGCAGGCACGCATGGAAAGACTACGACCACGAGTATGCTGGCGTGGATCTATCAAACGGCGTCGCAGGAAAACCCGGCGTTAGAGCCATCTTTTCTCATTGGCGGAGTGGCAGAAAACTTTGGCATCAGTTATCAGCTTCGTGCCACGCGTACTTTTCTACTCGAAGGCGATGAATACGACACAGCCTTCTTCGACAAGGGGCCGAAGTTTCTGCACTACTTTCCCGATGGGCTCATTCTTACCAGTGTCGAGTTTGATCATGCGGATATCTACGAAGATCTTGCGCATGTAAAAACGGCGTTCAAGCGTCTCGTCAATCTTGTTCCGCGCAGAGGCGTAATCGTTGCTTATGACGGCAACGCCAACGTCAGTGAATGTGTAGAGCATGCACTCTGCCGCGTCGAGCGCTATGGCTTTAGCAATCGAGCTGATTGGCGTATCGAAAACCTTCGCCACGAGGGCCGCAAAAGCCTTTGGCAGGTTCATCTCAAAGGCGAGTTGTGGGCTGAGTTTGAGATGTCGATGGCTGGGGAGCACAACGCGCTCAATGCTACTGCGGCGGCGGCACTTGCTTTCAATCACGGTGTTCCGGTGAGCGCGATACAAGCGGCGCTGGCCAGCTTTCACAGTGTCAAACGCCGCCTTGAAGTGCGCGCGGTCGTTGACAACATCACTGTCATTGATGACTTCGCACATCACCCTACTGCCATCCGCGAAACCTTGCGAGCCTTGCGCCTGGCTTATCCAAATGCAAAGCTATGGGCTGTGCTTGAGCCTCGCTCCAATACTCTGCGTCGCAATGTTTTCCAGCAGGAACTGGTCGATAGCCTGTCGCAGGCCGACGCCGTTATCATGGACGCTGTTTATCAACAGCAGCGCATTCCTGAAGGCGAGCGGCTCCATCCGGAACAGGTAATTGCGGCTATCAACGCAGCGGGAACTCCTGCGGAGTTATGCGCCGATGTTGCAGCAATCGTCGATTCACTTGACCGTCAGCTCAAGCCGGGCGATGTCGTTGCGATCCTCTCCAACGGCGGCTTCGATGGTATCTACGAAAAACTTCCCATGCGACTGAGCCAACGCGCACACCGGCAAATTGCAGATGAGGCTCACGGATGA
- a CDS encoding MgtC/SapB family protein gives MNGMFSIHLCALFSLPFNFGWLEQSLVSDEAVYRLLVACALGGLVGIEREALRRAAGVRTNMLICMGCAFFTLLSAVLAGDGNPDKGRVASNIVQGIGFLGAGLILHNRNRVSGLASAASVFVVASIGMACGAGLYIPAIIATLIVLFALALVGFLERRVNLKIYPLLYEARGTDETAMLVSILEAMDREQERLGNPEADAIGTMKRISFTLTATKRQHERLGASLLAEPAIDDLKIFRDPEED, from the coding sequence ATGAACGGCATGTTTTCAATTCATCTTTGCGCACTCTTCAGCCTGCCTTTTAACTTCGGCTGGTTGGAGCAGTCACTGGTCAGCGACGAGGCCGTCTATCGCCTGCTGGTGGCCTGTGCGCTCGGTGGCCTGGTTGGCATAGAGCGTGAGGCTCTGCGCCGTGCTGCCGGTGTGCGCACGAACATGCTTATCTGCATGGGATGCGCCTTCTTTACGTTGCTCTCGGCTGTGCTCGCGGGAGACGGCAACCCAGACAAGGGTCGCGTAGCCTCCAATATCGTGCAGGGCATCGGCTTCCTTGGAGCGGGGCTGATTCTGCATAATCGCAATCGCGTTAGTGGACTTGCCAGCGCAGCCAGTGTCTTCGTTGTAGCTTCCATCGGCATGGCATGTGGTGCGGGGCTTTATATCCCAGCCATTATTGCGACGCTCATTGTGCTGTTTGCATTGGCGCTGGTCGGCTTTCTTGAGCGGCGCGTCAATCTTAAAATTTATCCGCTGCTCTACGAAGCGCGTGGCACGGATGAAACGGCCATGCTGGTGTCGATCCTTGAAGCCATGGATAGAGAACAGGAACGTCTTGGAAATCCTGAAGCCGACGCTATCGGCACGATGAAGCGCATCAGCTTCACGCTCACCGCAACCAAACGCCAGCATGAGCGCCTCGGGGCGAGCCTGCTGGCAGAACCGGCAATCGACGATCTTAAGATTTTCCGCGACCCGGAGGAAGACTAA
- the dapF gene encoding diaminopimelate epimerase, whose amino-acid sequence MIPFTKTHACGNDFLIITEKDAAGYDKAELAQRLCERNTSIGADGIEFFEWTGDFSGRIRLYNADGSIAEISGNGTRCVAAWMAEELNSQVGDELSIETDAGVRICTIDGFRESEDDAPTTLVTTDMDVPEFEETTVELSDGTVIEGVFVSMGNPHFVILLDSIDSPPDAPQFMIGDRVWQEIGEEICFHPDFPEQTNVEFVRTLRTRSDAPNQVALRIYERGVGPTSSSGTGTSATATAMIAIYGASSPLDVAAPGGIQTVEWAGPGERLYLTGPATLIARGEAW is encoded by the coding sequence TTGATTCCTTTTACCAAAACACACGCATGTGGCAACGACTTTCTCATCATCACCGAAAAAGATGCAGCTGGCTATGACAAAGCGGAACTAGCTCAACGCCTTTGCGAACGCAACACCAGTATCGGCGCAGATGGCATTGAATTTTTCGAGTGGACCGGCGACTTCTCCGGGCGCATCCGCCTCTACAATGCCGATGGCTCGATTGCGGAAATCAGCGGCAACGGCACGCGGTGCGTTGCTGCATGGATGGCGGAAGAACTCAATTCTCAAGTTGGCGACGAGCTCTCGATTGAGACGGATGCAGGCGTTCGCATCTGCACTATCGATGGCTTTCGCGAGAGTGAGGATGATGCCCCGACCACTCTTGTTACTACGGACATGGATGTACCGGAGTTTGAAGAGACAACGGTAGAACTCTCGGACGGTACCGTGATTGAGGGCGTTTTTGTCTCGATGGGCAATCCGCATTTCGTCATTCTTCTCGACTCGATAGACTCGCCGCCGGATGCGCCGCAGTTCATGATCGGCGACCGCGTATGGCAGGAGATTGGCGAGGAGATTTGTTTTCATCCCGACTTTCCTGAACAGACAAATGTCGAGTTTGTCCGCACTCTGCGTACCCGGAGCGATGCGCCGAACCAGGTTGCCCTGCGCATTTACGAGCGCGGCGTCGGGCCGACGTCTTCTTCTGGCACCGGTACATCCGCGACAGCTACGGCCATGATCGCTATCTATGGTGCAAGCTCGCCGCTTGATGTAGCGGCACCTGGCGGCATACAAACAGTCGAGTGGGCTGGGCCTGGCGAAAGGCTCTATCTCACTGGCCCGGCCACACTCATCGCACGCGGCGAGGCCTGGTAA
- a CDS encoding lysophospholipid acyltransferase family protein yields the protein MISSLLLLATFVVLGVPVAAVCIPWFLITRNLMPLYRSSMFIVRLAFRIAGIRIHITGLENIPAATACIFMSNHVSNLDPPVLLPLIPGRTSVFLKRSLMSIPILGYAMRLAEFIPVDRDRTVESAQEGVRLARQVLMKGIHITTFVEGTRSRDGRLLPFKKGPFYLAMESGAPCIPISIWGTETMMSKGSLRIHRGTAHVVFHAPIYPANVASANIADRAVLMEAVRAAISSGLPEEMRA from the coding sequence ATGATTTCTTCCTTATTGCTACTGGCAACCTTCGTTGTATTGGGTGTGCCGGTAGCTGCAGTCTGCATACCCTGGTTTCTGATCACGCGAAACTTGATGCCGCTTTATCGCTCGTCGATGTTCATTGTCCGGCTGGCCTTTCGTATCGCGGGTATTCGGATTCATATTACGGGGCTGGAGAATATTCCTGCGGCAACTGCGTGTATCTTCATGTCGAATCATGTATCGAATCTCGACCCACCGGTACTACTGCCGCTCATTCCTGGGCGTACTTCCGTATTCCTCAAGCGCTCGCTGATGAGCATCCCTATTCTGGGCTATGCGATGCGCCTGGCTGAGTTCATTCCTGTTGACAGGGATCGCACCGTGGAGAGTGCGCAGGAAGGCGTTCGCCTTGCAAGGCAGGTATTGATGAAGGGGATACACATCACCACGTTTGTGGAAGGAACGCGCTCTCGCGACGGTCGTCTTCTGCCTTTCAAAAAAGGCCCATTTTACCTGGCGATGGAGAGCGGCGCGCCGTGCATTCCCATCTCTATCTGGGGTACGGAAACGATGATGAGTAAGGGTAGTTTGCGCATTCATCGCGGCACGGCGCATGTTGTTTTTCACGCGCCGATTTATCCGGCGAATGTAGCCTCAGCAAACATCGCTGATCGCGCCGTGTTGATGGAAGCGGTGCGGGCTGCAATCAGTAGTGGCTTGCCTGAAGAGATGCGGGCATAA
- the mtnP gene encoding S-methyl-5'-thioadenosine phosphorylase: MQKAEIGIIGGSGLYSMPGLKDIREESIETPYGAPSDSFILGNLEGRKVAFLARHGRGHKLLPSELNFRANIYAMKLLGVDRIISVSAVGSLKEEHKPTDFVIPDQFIDRTFLRTSTFFGNGVVGHVAFGDPICATVAEAATSACASIGVVGKRGGTYVCIEGPQFSTKAESNLYRSWDADVVGMTNLQEAKLAREAEICYATVAMVTDYDCWHPNHDSVTVDQIVAVLHQNAENAAKVVRATVAALPVERTCGCASAAKYAILTQPSAIPAEAKERLKLLFGKYMA; encoded by the coding sequence TTGCAAAAAGCAGAAATCGGCATCATCGGCGGCAGTGGTTTATATTCCATGCCCGGGCTTAAGGATATTCGCGAAGAGTCAATAGAGACTCCATACGGCGCACCATCGGACAGCTTTATTCTGGGAAACCTTGAAGGACGCAAAGTTGCCTTCCTGGCCCGGCATGGGCGCGGTCACAAGCTGCTGCCGTCGGAGCTGAACTTCCGTGCGAACATCTACGCCATGAAACTGCTGGGCGTCGATCGGATCATCTCAGTGTCTGCCGTGGGCTCTTTGAAGGAAGAGCACAAGCCGACCGACTTTGTAATTCCGGACCAGTTCATCGATCGCACTTTTCTGCGCACGTCTACGTTCTTCGGCAATGGAGTCGTGGGCCATGTAGCCTTTGGAGACCCGATCTGCGCGACTGTCGCTGAGGCTGCCACATCTGCGTGCGCAAGCATTGGAGTCGTGGGCAAACGCGGCGGCACCTATGTGTGCATTGAAGGCCCACAGTTCTCGACCAAGGCCGAATCGAACCTCTATAGAAGCTGGGATGCCGATGTCGTGGGCATGACCAATCTGCAGGAGGCCAAGCTCGCGCGCGAAGCGGAGATCTGCTATGCAACCGTGGCCATGGTTACCGACTACGATTGCTGGCATCCGAATCACGATTCGGTCACTGTGGATCAAATCGTCGCGGTGCTGCATCAGAATGCGGAGAACGCTGCTAAAGTTGTTCGGGCGACAGTGGCCGCTTTGCCGGTAGAGCGCACTTGCGGCTGTGCGTCCGCGGCTAAATATGCGATCCTGACTCAACCCTCCGCAATCCCCGCCGAGGCAAAAGAACGATTGAAGTTACTCTTCGGAAAGTACATGGCATAA
- a CDS encoding glycosyltransferase family 39 protein — MSSAERTTGQALRGIRRRELQLVFVSALAASLIALWWSWAHSAFLLYGDAEAHMHIARRLFDSHRPGITQLGSVWLPLPHLLMVPFVAVDSWWRSGFAPAIPSMACYLLASIALYTLARKWLSPVSSCVALVLFAANPNLLYLQTTAMTEPLFLCELICSVLLLVEWYTSLDDEALHARNQRLLWTLIAVLVAAIYTRYDGWILAFLAWIAMARCVANRGRLLRTSFILASVILLLAPVGWMLYNAVVFGDWLEFMRGPYSAKAIELRTASSAIAPHPGWHNPWVSAIFFVKAAEMDAIVESWGGVLFWAALAGTVVSWVLPGRYVEAANHPLKLSSRAVWWTIFLWLPLPFYAYSVSYGSVPIFLPVWWPHGWYNTRYGMELLPALALFAGFAVQGIIGLMRSRLTRWEPFVSRAFFVALFIALGVNIAQMLHEQPLTYVEAKKNTAARSYYNTVLPVALKSLHLLDPHGVVLMDTSTFASVVPHAGLTYRQTINESDKQFYWAALGAPAEHASIILAFAGDDIDKAVKAHPQHLRIYQTFHSPFRGWDQADATIYVTDTFPSTPVTQPSTTPASR, encoded by the coding sequence ATGTCCAGCGCGGAACGAACAACGGGTCAAGCTCTGCGTGGCATTCGCCGACGAGAGCTGCAACTAGTCTTCGTCTCCGCGCTGGCAGCCTCACTGATCGCTCTGTGGTGGAGCTGGGCGCACTCTGCATTTCTGCTGTATGGAGACGCCGAAGCGCATATGCATATCGCGCGCAGGCTCTTCGACTCGCACCGCCCGGGCATCACGCAACTCGGCTCGGTGTGGCTACCGCTGCCGCATCTACTGATGGTGCCATTCGTGGCGGTCGATAGCTGGTGGCGTAGCGGTTTTGCCCCGGCAATTCCATCCATGGCCTGCTATCTATTGGCCAGTATTGCTCTCTACACGCTGGCTCGCAAATGGCTCTCACCGGTGTCGTCCTGCGTGGCGCTGGTGCTCTTCGCTGCCAATCCAAACCTGCTCTATCTGCAAACCACGGCCATGACTGAGCCGCTCTTTTTGTGCGAACTCATCTGCTCTGTGCTCCTGCTGGTTGAGTGGTACACGAGTCTTGATGATGAGGCTCTGCATGCTCGCAATCAACGTCTGCTCTGGACGCTGATCGCTGTTTTAGTCGCGGCGATCTATACGCGCTACGATGGTTGGATTCTCGCTTTCCTCGCATGGATCGCGATGGCGCGATGTGTTGCCAATCGTGGCCGTTTATTGCGAACCAGCTTCATACTCGCATCGGTGATTCTGCTGCTCGCGCCCGTTGGATGGATGCTCTACAACGCTGTAGTTTTCGGGGACTGGCTCGAATTTATGCGCGGACCTTACTCCGCCAAAGCTATTGAATTGCGCACTGCAAGCTCGGCAATCGCGCCGCATCCAGGCTGGCATAATCCGTGGGTCTCCGCTATCTTCTTTGTCAAAGCGGCGGAGATGGATGCCATTGTCGAGAGTTGGGGTGGGGTTCTCTTTTGGGCGGCGCTTGCAGGGACGGTAGTTAGTTGGGTGCTCCCCGGGCGATATGTAGAAGCCGCGAATCATCCACTGAAACTTTCATCACGCGCTGTTTGGTGGACAATTTTTCTCTGGCTGCCACTGCCTTTTTATGCGTACTCGGTCAGCTACGGATCGGTGCCTATTTTTTTGCCGGTCTGGTGGCCGCATGGCTGGTACAACACGCGCTACGGCATGGAACTGCTTCCGGCATTGGCACTCTTCGCCGGCTTTGCAGTGCAGGGAATTATCGGGTTGATGCGCAGTCGGCTTACCAGGTGGGAGCCATTTGTGAGCAGGGCGTTCTTCGTCGCGCTCTTTATCGCACTGGGCGTCAACATAGCGCAGATGCTTCATGAACAGCCGCTTACCTACGTCGAAGCCAAGAAGAATACAGCCGCGCGCAGCTACTACAATACTGTCCTTCCGGTTGCCTTGAAGAGCCTTCACTTGTTGGATCCACATGGCGTCGTCCTCATGGACACTTCAACTTTTGCCAGTGTTGTACCGCATGCGGGGCTCACCTATCGGCAGACGATCAATGAGAGTGACAAGCAGTTCTACTGGGCTGCGCTCGGCGCTCCTGCAGAGCACGCGTCCATCATTCTCGCGTTTGCTGGGGACGATATCGACAAGGCTGTTAAAGCGCACCCGCAGCATCTGCGTATCTATCAAACCTTTCACTCGCCGTTTCGCGGGTGGGATCAGGCGGATGCGACCATATACGTCACAGATACCTTTCCTTCTACTCCTGTAACACAGCCCTCAACAACACCGGCAAGCCGGTGA
- a CDS encoding EAL domain-containing protein, which translates to MVTARSLARFNRTWLFIAVVALGTLAGFLVGRQSILRTVEAHLANYGEQLEQHAEEVASEISSTLTSANHSPYPPCSNDEITFFRKLTFAAQFLKDVGRIHENSFVCSATTGNLATPHPLLKPSIHGPRNSVIFNNYPLIVPSGGRGEIITYGQANVVVSPDTFAEFSQGPIHYSIGLIDRSTHAFIPTRGEHFSFPPELLSTRKVLSVDGTLYLARCTNRYQICAVTYIREADVWQNNRILLVIYIVTGLIAGTSCGVVILFAGRRRRSHTSQLKRAILKGNLSVVYQPIVELHTHRIVGAEALARWTDEDGDSVRPEIIIALAEEEGFVSEITRFVVNRALQELRPLLESNPAFRLHINLAPSDLADPRLLILLDEMLQDTSISPSNITFELTERATSDREVAVASIRRLRERGHAIFIDDFGTGYSNLAYLSELNVDGIKVNRSFIATIGTDSVTASIVPQILALAKALNLSVVVQGIEREGQVTYFAGGDPHILGQGWFLGLPVPARSLRYLCTERSE; encoded by the coding sequence ATGGTAACCGCCCGCAGTCTAGCGCGATTCAACCGCACATGGCTGTTTATTGCGGTCGTTGCGCTCGGCACCCTGGCTGGATTTCTAGTCGGCCGACAGTCGATCCTGCGCACCGTCGAGGCCCATTTAGCCAATTACGGAGAGCAGCTCGAACAACATGCCGAAGAGGTTGCCTCCGAAATATCCTCTACCCTCACCAGTGCCAATCACTCCCCTTATCCTCCCTGCTCGAATGACGAGATCACATTTTTTCGCAAGCTGACCTTTGCGGCTCAGTTCCTCAAAGACGTGGGCCGCATCCATGAGAACTCGTTCGTTTGCTCCGCAACCACAGGTAACCTTGCCACTCCACACCCCCTGCTCAAGCCGAGCATCCACGGCCCTCGCAATTCGGTGATTTTTAATAATTATCCGTTGATTGTGCCAAGCGGAGGACGTGGCGAAATCATCACGTACGGGCAAGCAAATGTCGTCGTCAGTCCCGATACTTTCGCTGAATTTTCGCAGGGCCCGATACATTACTCAATCGGCTTGATCGACCGCTCCACCCACGCCTTCATACCCACAAGGGGAGAACACTTCTCTTTTCCGCCTGAGTTGTTAAGCACTCGAAAAGTGCTCTCCGTGGATGGCACACTCTATCTCGCTCGGTGCACAAATCGTTATCAGATCTGCGCAGTCACTTACATTCGCGAAGCGGACGTATGGCAGAACAATCGCATACTGCTCGTGATTTACATCGTTACCGGATTAATCGCCGGTACATCCTGTGGAGTTGTAATTCTATTTGCCGGCCGCAGAAGACGTAGCCACACCAGTCAACTCAAGCGAGCCATCCTCAAGGGAAATCTCTCCGTCGTTTACCAGCCCATCGTCGAGTTGCACACCCATCGGATCGTCGGCGCCGAGGCCCTCGCGCGGTGGACGGATGAGGACGGCGACAGCGTGCGTCCCGAGATTATTATTGCCCTGGCCGAAGAAGAAGGTTTCGTAAGCGAGATCACGCGATTCGTAGTCAACCGTGCATTGCAGGAGTTGCGCCCACTGCTTGAAAGCAATCCCGCATTCCGTTTGCACATCAACCTCGCACCATCCGATCTGGCCGATCCAAGATTGTTGATCCTGCTCGATGAGATGCTTCAGGACACGTCGATCTCTCCATCCAACATTACTTTTGAGCTCACAGAGCGTGCGACCTCGGATCGTGAAGTAGCCGTAGCGTCGATACGGCGTCTGCGCGAACGGGGCCATGCTATCTTTATCGACGACTTCGGTACCGGCTATTCAAATCTTGCGTATCTCAGCGAGCTGAATGTCGATGGAATCAAGGTCAATCGGTCTTTTATCGCAACCATCGGAACAGACTCGGTAACAGCATCGATCGTTCCCCAGATCCTTGCCTTGGCAAAAGCACTGAACCTGAGCGTCGTCGTACAGGGAATTGAAAGAGAAGGCCAGGTTACCTATTTCGCCGGCGGAGATCCTCATATCCTCGGGCAGGGTTGGTTCCTCGGACTACCTGTACCCGCTCGTAGTCTTCGTTATCTGTGTACGGAGAGGTCTGAATGA